The genomic stretch CGCCGGCCGTTGCGCCCGGCGCGTTGGGGGTAGATGGTGCAGATGGTGATGCCGTCGCGGGTTTCCACGGCCTCGATGCGCACGTCGGCAGCGCCCGCTCCGCGCCGCCGCCCGATGACCTCCACCTGGTCTCCCGACGCGGTCTCGGCGGTCACGTTGCCGATGATGCCGTTGATCTCGATCTCCTGCCCGCGCGCCAGCCGGCCCGACCAGCGGAAGTCCTCCTGCCCCGCCGCCGCCGTCAATCCGAAGGCCTCGGCCTGCTGGGCCACGGGGGTGCCGCCCTCACGCGTTGCGCCGACAAAGCCCATCACGGCCGCCGCCGCGGCGACCATCGCTTCGTACCGCATCATCCGTCTCCCTGTTGTCGTGTTGGGGATTCGCGCCGCGGAACGCACCGCCGCCGCATCCGAAAGGATTGGATGCGAGGGTTAGCGAAATGGTTTGAAGCAGGAGTGCCGGGAAGGGAATGAATCCGTCGCGATGAGGATAGCCCGGCGCCGGACAGGCCCGACGCGGAGCCGCTTCGCATGGCCGTTCGGGGCATCAACAGCCCGCCCGCCGTAGCTGCCGAAGCGCCTCTGTCATCCCGATGGAGCGGCCAACGCGAACTCGCCCCCTCACCGTCGATTGCAGCGACTGAGGGATCCGCCACACACTCCGCGAGACGAACCGTGGTTCTCCTCCGGACGAGTCATTCCGTCGCCCTGGCGTCACGAGGAACAGAATGGCTCCGTGTTTCCGCGGGTCTGGAGCGTTCGCGGCTGGTGTGTGGCGGATCCCTCAGTCGCTGCGGAGTACAGCGTTCAGGCCGGTCCGGTGTGGTCGCTCCATCGGGATGACATCGCGCCGTTCCGCAGGTGCGGCGTGCACCTCGCGTCGCTATCCAACCCGCTGGTTCACCCGCAACGCGATGCGCGCCGCGACGCCCAGCGGAAGCAGGCGGCCGAACAGCGTGGCCGCACGGTTCGCGGCGCCGGGAACCACGTGCGACTTCCCCGCGTCGAACGCCTCCAGTCCCCCCGCGACCACCTGCTCGGGCGTCAGGTACCCGGGTTGGCCCTCGTACACCCGCGTGCCGGCCACCGCCTGAAACCCGCTGGGCGTGGGCCCCGGGCACAGGGCCGTCACCCGCACCCCGGCATCGCGGTTCTCCACCGCCAGCGACTCCGAGAGCGACAGCACGAAGGCCTTGGTGGCCGCGTACGCCGCCATCGAGGGCACGGGCTGAAAGGCGACGATCGAGGCCACGTTGATGATCCCTCCCACCCCGCGCCCCCTCATCTCCCCCAGGGCCAGGTGCGCCAGCTCCAGCAGCGCCGTGCAGTTCAGCGACACCATCTCCCCCTGGCGCTCCCTCGGCAGCTCGTGAAAGCGGCCGCGCAGCCCGAACCCCGCGTTGTTCACCAGCAGGTGGATGGGATGTGCGGACGAAGCCTGTTCCCACGCCCGCGCCGCGGCCCCGGGCACCGCCAGGTCCGCGGCGACCACCTGCGTGCCGATCCCGTGCTCCCGCCGCAGCGCATCCCCCAGCGCCTGCAGCCGGTCCGCCGACCGAGCGCAGAGCACCAGGTTCATCCCGCGCGCCGCCAGCGCCCGCGCGAACGCCTCACCGATGCCCATGGACGCGCCCGTGACCAGCGCCCACTGGCCGCGGTAGTCGAAGGCGCCGGCGGCGGACCGGGAACGAGCGGCGGGACGATCGGCCATGGTGCGAATCGCGGGCAAGAGAAACGAGAAAGGGCGCGGGAATCAGCTCCCGCGCCCTTTCGTCTTGCGAACTTCGCGCCCGCTACCAGCTGAGGCCGCTGTCCAGCAGGGCCAGGGCCTCGTGGGCGGTGGCGGGGCGCGAGAACAGGTACCCCTGCCCGTACTCGCAGCGCAGCGCGCGGATCTGGCTGAGCACGCCCGGGTTCTCGATCCCCTCCGTCACCACCTCTACCCCCAGCGCCTGCGCCATGGCGACGATCGTGCGCACGATCTGCAGCGGGTCGTCGCCCGCCCCCGTCACGAACGAGCGGTCGATCTTCAGCGCGTCCAGCGGCAGCCGGTGAAGGTAGCTGAGCGACGAGTACCCGGTGCCGAAATCGTCCACGTGAAGCCGCACCCCCAGCGCCTTGAGCCCGTGAAGCATGCCCATCACCGCGGCGGACTGCTGCAGGATGGCGCTTTCGGTGATCTCCAGCTCCAGCGACCCGGGCTCGATGCCCGTGCGGGCCACCACCTCGGCTACGCGCTCCACCAGGTCCGGCTGCGTGAACTGGCGCGCCGACAGGTTCACGGCCATCCGGATCCCCGCCCCGCCGGGCCGGTCCTGCAGCGTGCGCAGCGTGGTGCACGCCTGCTCCAGCACCCACAGCCCCATCGGCAGGATCAGCCCCGTTTCCTCCGCCAGCGGCACGAACTCGTCAGGCTGGATCATGCCGCGCGTGGGGTGCTCCCACCGTGCCAGCGCCTCGAACCCGGCGATGCGCCCCGTTTCCAGCTTGATGATGGGCTGGTAGTGCACGCGCAGCTCGCCGCGCTGCAGGGCGTGGCGCAGGTCCGTTTCCAGGTGCAGCCGGGCGATGGCCTCGGCGTGCATGGCCGGGTCGAACACCTGGTAGTGGCCCTCGCCCGCCTCGCGCGCGCGCACCATGGCGATGGTGGAGTCGCGCAGCACGTCTTCGGCGCGCTCGTACGAGCCGTTGCCAAGGACGATGCCGATGCTGGCGCCGCTGAACACCTCGCGCCCGCCCACGCGGAAGGGCGCGGTGAGGGTGCTGCGGATGCAGGCGGCGATGCGCGCCGGCTCGCGCACACCCCGCACGTCTTCCAGCAGCACGGCGAACTGGTCGCCGCCGACGTGGGCGATCATGCCGTCGGGGGGAACGCACTCGCGCAGGCGCTCCGCCGCGGCGCGCAGCAGCTCCTCGGCCGAGGCGCGCCCCAGGCTGTCGGCCACCAGCTGCACCCGGTCGATCTCCACCGCCAGCAGCGCGAAGTGGCCCTGCCCCATGCGCGCCAGCTCCACCGCCAGTTCCAGCCGGTGCGTGAGCAGCCCGCGGTTGGGCTGGCCGGTCACCGCGTCGTAGTACGCGCTGCGCAGCAGCTCGCGCTCCAGGTGCTTGCGGTGCGTCAGGTCTTCGCAGCACGTGACCAGCCCCAGGGCCCGTCCCGACGCGTCGCGCACCACGTCGGAGCGCAGCATCACCGGAAAGGTGCTGCCGTCCTTCCTGACGTTGATGGTTTCGCGATTCCACCCTTCCACCGTCGCCATCTTCTCGGGCGCCAGCGGGCGGGCGGCGGCAGGCGGGGCAAAGATGCGGGCGTGCTTGCCGATCAGCTCGTCGGCCTCGTAGCCGTGCATCCGCGCATCGGCGGGGTTGATGTAGAGAATGCGCCCGTTGACGTCGGTAACGGTGACGCCCAGCGTCATCGTTTCCACCGCCTTCTTGAGCATGCGCAGGTTCACGCCCCGCTTGGAGGCGCTGCGCGCGGCGATGGCCAGCGCTTCCTGCACGCCCGGCGCCTCCTCGCGGCGCGACACCAGGTGCGAGGCCAGGCCGGCCAGCGACGAAAGCAGCTCCACCTCCTCGTCCGTCCACACCCGCGGGCGCGAATCGGCC from Longimicrobium sp. encodes the following:
- a CDS encoding SDR family oxidoreductase — its product is MADRPAARSRSAAGAFDYRGQWALVTGASMGIGEAFARALAARGMNLVLCARSADRLQALGDALRREHGIGTQVVAADLAVPGAAARAWEQASSAHPIHLLVNNAGFGLRGRFHELPRERQGEMVSLNCTALLELAHLALGEMRGRGVGGIINVASIVAFQPVPSMAAYAATKAFVLSLSESLAVENRDAGVRVTALCPGPTPSGFQAVAGTRVYEGQPGYLTPEQVVAGGLEAFDAGKSHVVPGAANRAATLFGRLLPLGVAARIALRVNQRVG
- a CDS encoding putative bifunctional diguanylate cyclase/phosphodiesterase; translated protein: MLLNAYGGSPLATLEERGGSAGAGFQRLASLAVRLVSAPVSVISMVDGDGPYAAGEAGEGWRPRREAALPRTLCRLAAESGEPLLVRDARQHPEVLADPTLWLGEVGYAGFPLYRADGRVAGVLCVADSRPRVWTDEEVELLSSLAGLASHLVSRREEAPGVQEALAIAARSASKRGVNLRMLKKAVETMTLGVTVTDVNGRILYINPADARMHGYEADELIGKHARIFAPPAAARPLAPEKMATVEGWNRETINVRKDGSTFPVMLRSDVVRDASGRALGLVTCCEDLTHRKHLERELLRSAYYDAVTGQPNRGLLTHRLELAVELARMGQGHFALLAVEIDRVQLVADSLGRASAEELLRAAAERLRECVPPDGMIAHVGGDQFAVLLEDVRGVREPARIAACIRSTLTAPFRVGGREVFSGASIGIVLGNGSYERAEDVLRDSTIAMVRAREAGEGHYQVFDPAMHAEAIARLHLETDLRHALQRGELRVHYQPIIKLETGRIAGFEALARWEHPTRGMIQPDEFVPLAEETGLILPMGLWVLEQACTTLRTLQDRPGGAGIRMAVNLSARQFTQPDLVERVAEVVARTGIEPGSLELEITESAILQQSAAVMGMLHGLKALGVRLHVDDFGTGYSSLSYLHRLPLDALKIDRSFVTGAGDDPLQIVRTIVAMAQALGVEVVTEGIENPGVLSQIRALRCEYGQGYLFSRPATAHEALALLDSGLSW